Within the Fischerella sp. PCC 9605 genome, the region TGATGAACTTCAAGGCATCATTCAGGCAAACCAAACAGCAATGCAGCGATTGTATCTCAATGAACAACCCTTATTATTTATCTTTTATGAAGCTCATTTACAAACAGAAGCGAAACTATTGCAGAAGGTTACTCAAATTTTGTGGGGAGACACACTTGAAATAGAAATTAATCGCTTGCCAGAAGATACCCACGGGTCACAAGAAGCTTTACCAGGAGAAGAGTTGAAAGCTAAAGAGCGATCGCGTAAGCGAATTGAAGCATGGGAATCTACTGCACAACAGATTAAAAAGCTCAATCAGCCAACTTTCTGCTTAGTAATGGCGCGGAAGTTTTACCCAGATCCTACTGGTCAAAAAACTGCTAAACCTGATGATAAAGTTAATAAACCCTCAACCCGCAAAGCATTAGCAATGGCTGGTGCTGGTGTGCAGTTTCTACTACCTATTGCAAAGACACGAAAAACAAACCGTCTTAAACTTGCAGACTTTTTCCATCGGATGCAGTCAGCATTAAAAGATTTAATCTTTGCTCATTCTGGTTGCATTGATGATATCAAAGAAAAAGTTGATAAGTATCTGCAAAATATTCCACCAGAAGCGAGACCAAAAGAAATTATTGCCATTACAATTGTCCGTAAACAAAGGGGTCGCGCTCGTGAAAAAATTGAAAATACATTTTTACCAATAGCAATACGTCTTAATGTAGATACAGGGAAGTGTGAGTTTTGCTGTGCCTACGAGAAAGGAAACGGTATAGATATCAGTCCTTGGACTAGTTTTCCTGATGCACTCGCTTTTATTTCGCAACTTACTCCTATCAAACTGGCTGATAAAGATGAGGTACGCAAGACTCGATTCATGAAATTTGTGAAACAAATTGTTTCCAATTCTGTGGAAGAAAAAGCGCAACCGTTAGTGTTAATTGATTCTTCCAACTGTGTCCAACTATGGTCTTGGCTTAAAGATGTTGAGATTAATGCTAATCAAATTAACCTCGGTCAGCAGTATGAGCATATGCAAGATGAATGGCAAGGCGCACGTATAATTCGTATTCGTCAAGAACTGGCTCCTGGCATTATTGAGAAAAAAGCCAGACATATAATAGAGACTTCTGTAGAAGATACCAGAACTAAAGAAGAACTAAAGAAACTGCCACCTGCGCTAGAAATTCCTTCAGCATCTAGTGCAACAGGGTTATTCCGACTCAGCGCGACTAACAAAACTAGATGCGTAGCTTATCTATCTGTGGCGCGTGAATTACCACATCAATATTCCCGTGGACAAAGTTGCTATCGTCCAACCTACACCCTAGTCAAAAAAATTGATGATTCAAAAGAGCCAATTTATAACAAAGCTGGGTTACAGGTACATCAACTCACTAAACAAGCTCCATTTGTGGCTCGCTGGCCTACTGCCAATCCTCTTGAGATTGTCGTTACCTTGCGTCAACCAGAAGATAACCCTGATGACCTAGCTGCCCTTGTGGAATCACTGCGCTACGGCTTTGGTCACTACAGCGATTGGACAGCACTACCTGCTCCCTTATTTTTTGAGCGCGTTGTGCGGGATTACATCAGCGATTTTGCGATCAAAGATGAGGATGTTGAAGCGGAGTCAGACTTATAGAAAACAATTAATAAAGTTTTCGTAGAAGTGACGACAAGCTGCAAATTTGGACATCTTGTAAAGAACTATTTGTCTCTTTGTGTCTTGGTGTCTTGGTGGTTCAAGATTTTTTAACCACCAAGGCACTAAGACACCAAGTATTTTTAAGACAGTCTAATAATAAGTACTAATTTAAAGTATAATCAGCCTTCTATTTTGATATCACTTGTATCTGAAGCTAAAAGTTCTGTAGCTTCTTTTAAAAGCTCATGTTGTTCCTTTTGAATTTCTGAAAGTCTATTTGAAATTACTGCTAATCTTTGTTGTTTATCTTTGTCAAACAGTTGAGCGTCAGCTAATGGTAAAACTGTTAAATTAGCAGTTTGTTTAGAGCCTACTAGTTGTTTCAATGCTAAGCTGCCAATTTTAGTAAATGATTGAAAGCTAACATTAATAATAGCAAAAAGTAATTTAAAAGGGATTTGTAAGATTGACCAACTAGCTGTTTCAATCAACCTAACAATTGCTTTGATAATACTCCCAAGTATGGCTAAGACAAACAGCAGAATTATGAAACTTACAATTGGGTGATTAACTGCCCATCCAAAGATTTGTAATAGTCGGAAAATATTAGGATGTTGCTCAAGCCAAGCACTCACTGAAGAATTAATTGCTGTTTGAATGGCTGTTGATGTTGTATTCTGAATTTGCTCAGCACTTTGTGTCCACGACTCCCCTACTTGCTGTGTTGAGTTAGTTAGGGAGTTGACACTTTCGCTGACAAAATTTTTTGCCTGTTGCAAGCGTTGCGACAATCTATCAGGCCAATTTATGTTAATTTGGAGTGTCATAGAACATTTTACAAAGGCTGAAATTTAACCCGCAGTCCATCCTTAGGGCGACTAGTGGGAATTCGTACTTTCTTTAAACTTTGATTAGGTAAAATTTTCCACTGGTAGCCGCGTAGTAGGTGGGCGGCAATTATTTTCATCTCCATCTTTGCAAATGCTATCCCCACACAGATGCGCGGCCCACCACCAAAACCAATTAAACTGAAAGGACGTTGTTTGTTTTCTTGCCGTTCGGGGCTAAAGCGATCTGGATCAAAATTTTCTGGTTGAGAATAGATTTCTGGTACACGGTGAGTTTCTGGAATTGCATATACTAGTTGCCAGCCAGTCGGCACATGGAAGCCTTTAAACTCAAACTCCTTAATTACTCCACGAAATCCACCTCCTACAGATGGATGTAGTCTTTCAACTTCCATCAATACCTGATCTAAATAGTGCATTTGCCCTAATTTTTCTAAAGTCAAAGCGTCCCCATTAGCAAATTGCATCTGTTCTTCTCTAGCGCGTTGCATTACCTCTGGGTGACGGGCTAATTCTACACACAGCCAAGTTAGCATTGAGGTTGTAGTTTCATGTCCGGCAAAAAGCAACAGCACTGCTTGGGCAATGAGTTCCTTTTCACTGAGGCTGTTACCTTCTTCATCCCTTGCTTGGATTAAGAGACTGAGGGCGTCTTTGGTAGGGTTTTTTTGGCGTTCTCTGATAACTTTAGTTACATGCTCTAGAATTTGATTGCGGGCTGCTATGGCTTTCCCAAATTGCGTAAATGGTAAAGCTAATGGATTGATAGAAAATAATCCATTCGTCAGCGTTGTAAATAATTTGCTCAGACGTGCAGACTCTGCGTCTGTTTGAGTACCTAGTAACAGTTCGCTAGCAATATCAAATGTCAACTTCTTGAACTCTGCCAACCAGGCAAACTCCTGTTTTTGTTTCCACTTTTTCAAATAATTCTCTGTAATTCTCTCCATTGTGCCAATATAATTTGCCAACGCTGCACCGTGCATTGCTGGCATAATTAAACGGCGTTTGCGCCGATGTTCCTCTCCATCCATGAGAAATAGCGATTCACCCAAGAGTACTTTAAAATTATTGGGCCATCCCTCACGCCAAGAAAAATGATCCATGTGGCTAGAAAGGACAAATTCAGCAGCTTCTGGCCCTACCATAAACACAGTAGACCTGCCAAAAATATGGCTTTTAAAGATAGACCCATACTGCTTATAGCGCTTTTCTACAAATTTAAGGTCAGACACAAACGAAAGTGTTTCACCTAACAGAGGTAGACCAAAGCTTCCAGGTGGGATTTGATAGTTTTTCATTTGTTAAATTACTCCCAGGCAACAGTCAGCGAAGAGTTAAATTATTAATATGTTCATTAACATTAATAAACTATACTGACACATTAACTCCAGTTCAGACTTATTTACTCAACGAATGTGTTATATTTTACTAAAAAACACTGGAATCATACTAGTTACAGTCTGCCAAAATTACTTGAGTATTGGTAACAAATAGAATTTATACTAACTAATTAAATATTTTAAAAGCAGATGCTATTTATTTACACTTCAAACGTCTGACAAACAGTCATTAATCAAGTAAAGACAAAAAAGAGTTTGATAATGCTTAGGTAAAGATAATGACACCAAAGGAATTCCAGCAATTGATTGAAAAACAGCAAAAATGTCCCGAATCACCACCACAAGCGCTACAAGCTTTGTGGTATGACTACAAAGGTAATTGGGACAAAGCGCATGAAATCGTCCAAAATGCTGGTGATGCTGACAGTGCCTGGGTTCATGCCTACCTGCACAGAAAAGAAGGAGATTTAAGTAATGCCCGTTACTGGTACAGACGCAGTAACAAGCCAGAATTTCATGCTGGGCTTGACAAAGAATGGGAGCAAATTGCTTCTGATTTGCTGATAAAGGTAAAAGAATCATGGATGCCGATGAACTAAAGCGGCGTTATGCTGCTGGAGAGAGAGATTTTACTGGTGTCAATTTGACTGGAGCCAAGTTAATTGGAGCGAATTTAGTGGGCATTAATTTGTATGCAGCAGACTTGAGTGGCGCGAACCTGGCTAAAGCTAAATTATGGGGTTCTAATTTGGGTGGAGCAAACCTGGCCAAAGCAAATTTAACTAGAGCTAACCTCAGCGGTGCAAAGTTGATAGAAGCGAATCTTCGCGGAGCCAAACTACACTATACTAAGCTGTTTGGAGCGAACTTAACAGGAGCTTGTTACGATGACAGTACCAAATTTTCTTATGGTTTTAACCCGCTAAGTAAAAATATGCGGAAGATGTAAAGTCAAGTTTTTCTGGTCGTAGATCGAGAGTAGTGATATTGATTTTGATCAAATAGCTGGGGATGCAATGGCATGGGAAAGATGAGGTAATTGACAATCAACTTGGTAATTTATTTTTGCTAAAACAAGTTGAATTGAAGCTTTACTAGTTTCCCAAGAATTTTCTATTAAATACTCAGCACAAGTTGCCAAAGTGTCTATGCTGCCAGGAGCTAGCTCTAGCAAAACTTCTAATAGTACCTCAATAATAATTGGCTTCCAGTAGACTAGCATGGACTTACTCCAACAGCATCCTGACTATGAATACAATTGGATGAGGGCAAATTATGCATAGACTGGCTTTGTTTTATAAAAAAAATTTGTCCGATATCAAAAAATACGGTTCTGTTAAGGTTGCCATCCCCCCTAACCCCCCTTTTTAAGGCAGGGCTGTTTGATACCCTAAAACATGTAAAATTGCAAGTGTTGAAGGCATCCACTATGCTTAGTATTAGTGTTTGTCAGAATGGGCACCATGAGTGGATATGTTGGGTATCGTGCATAGGGAGATTTTGCTCATAGGCATCGTCGAACGTTGATCAAGATATTTGACATTCAAAAACGGTGAACCATTCTTGTTTGACTGCTAAACTTTATAGTAATTCAAATAAACGACTCACTACGGAATTATACTGAAGAGTTTAATTCAGGAAAATTTTGCCGTAAATTTTTAAATTTTTTGTTTCAACTTTATGAATCCTAGGGTAGCGAAGTTCAGGATTTTGCAAAGTTACGGTAATGCTCCTAGCGGAAAAAAATGTTTGTAGTTAAATTAAAAACATACTAGAGCAGCTGTTCCACCTCAACTAGCCTAATTGCGCGATGAATTGCTTTTCTAATCCAAAGATATCGAGTATTCACGCAGATATTTTAAAGCAAACTCAGCTTGGTAAGCTTTGTGGTTCCTCAAGGTTATTTCGCGATCGCTACGAAATTCTCAAAATTTTGGGTAGAGGTGGTTTTGGCATCACGTTTTTAGCCAAAGATGCAGTCTTACCTGGGAACCCTTTGTGCGTGATTAAATTGCTTTGTCCGAAGGTAACTAGTTCCAAAAGTCGGGAACGCGCTTGCAAGCACTTTCAAAAAGAAGCAAAAATCTTAGCTCAGCTTGGGAGTCATTCTCAAATTCCCATGCTTTTGGACTACTTTGAAATTAATGGAGAATTTTACTTAGTTCAAGAGTACGTGCGAGGCTCTAATTTGGCATGGAAAGTGAAGCGCAACGGCCCTAAAAATGAAGTTGAGGTGAAGCAGTTTTTGCAAGAAATGTTATCGGTGTTGCAGTATGTCCACAAACATCATGTCATTCATCGGGATATTAAGCCTCATAACTTGCTGCGTTCTGAGGATGATAAACGGTTGGTATTGATTGATTTTGGTGCAGTTAAAGAAGAATTGCTTGACGTTGCTGAAAGTACCATGCATGAATCAGCCAACACCCATTTTGTCGGAACGATGGGATTTGCACCTCCAGAACAGCTTTCCCTGCGTCCTGTTTATGCTAGTGATATTTATGCTGTGGGTGTGACTTGTCTTTATCTGTTAACGGCAAAATCACCTTTAGAATTTGACCAAGATTCAAACACAGGTGAGTGCGGTTGGCAAACACATGTCAATCTCAGCGAGCATTTCGCCCAAATGTTAAATAAAATGCTCAAAATCTCTTTGGAAGAACGCTTTAAGTCTGCTGATGAGGTAATTTGGGCTTTAGGCATGGAATCGTATTTGCCAACTTTAACTAACTGTTTAAGCACCCAACGCCTTAGAAGTGATACTAAAACTACAAATAAGGATATTTCTAATCAATACTTGTCACCTGTAGCAAGAACTGCAAACGCTATCCGGGAATGGCGAGTAAAGTTAAAGACAAGAAACTCGAACGAGCAACGAAAACTTCATATGTCTTAGGTATCAAATTAACAATTTTATTATCACAATCGACAAACAATAAATACATTCAGGTGCTTTTTGAATATGTTTGCTGTCAGCAGTAATCAAAAACCATGCGTTTTTATTAATACCTAATTAACTTGATATTTGCTTATCAGTAATAGATCGTTTTACAGTCAGAAAATTCACATAATTTTTTAATCGAGATTTAGTATAATACGGGAGACGGTTAATCCTAATTCAGAAAATTTTCGGGGCAACCTTAGCATAATTTATTACGCAGTTGTAATTTTTTTGATAATGATCTGCTGCCTGAATCCCGATTGCCCACACCCCCTTAATCCTGACGGAAAGCAGTTCTGCCAAACTTGCAACCGCCCGCTTACACCTCTGTTGCGGAATCGCTTTCGCGTTATTCGAGTGCTTTCAGATGAGGGGGGGTTCGGTAGAACCTATCTAGCAGAAGATATGGACAAGCTCCAAGATCGCTGCGTGATTAAGCAATTAGCCCCAAAATTCCAAGAAAGTTGGGCCCTCTCTAAGGCGATGGATCTATTTCAAAGAGAGGCGCAACGACTGCAACAACTTGGAGAACATCCGCAAATACCAACTTTATTGGCTTACTTTGAAGAAAATACTTATTTGTACTTAGTACAGCAGTTTATTGACGGACAGAATTTGTTAAAGGAGTTGCAACAAAAAAGGGGGTACAGCGCTAAGGAAATTCGAGAAATCTTGCTAGATTTACTACCTGTTCTGAAGTTTATCCATGAACGAGGAGTTATTCACAGAGATCTCAAGCCACAGAATATTATCCGTCGTAAAAGCGATGGTCGCTTGTGCCTGATTGATTTTGGCTCCTCAAAACAGTTGACGGCAAGAGTGCAGTTACAAATGGGTACTTCGATTGGTTCACACGGTTATTCCGCAATTGAACAAATCAGAGATGGTAAAGCTTACCCAGCTAGCGATTTATTCAGTTTGGGAGCGACTTGTTTTCATTTACTCACCGGAACTTCTCCCTTTAAACTTTGGACAGAACATGGTTATGCTTGGGTTCAAGATTGGCGGCAATATTTAAAAAGTGCCATCAGTGATGATTTGGCTGAGATAATTGACAAACTATTAAAAAAAGATGCTCATCAGCGCTACCAATCCGCTGAGCAAGTCTTAAAAGATTTGGTTCCCAAACAACAGCCATCACTCTCAGCCCAAGCTGCAAATTCGTTTGTAATTCTTCCACCAACTCAACAGCCATCTGTACCCAGAAAATACGCATTGCTAAGAAATTTATTCTTAGTGGGTTCTCTGATTATGTTGCTGGTATTGGGAGAATTTTTTTATCGGCAATCGCATCAGTTGGGAATCAATGTTTCCTCTGGCTTCGGTCAACCTAACAATACACCAGCCAACACTGACGCAATGCTTCCTCAGTCCTCTAAAATTCCTTTGGGCAACTTTTATTTAGCACACACCTTCAAGTCGCCTTCTAGATCTGTTTTGTCCGTTGCCATTAGTCCAGATGACAAAACGATTGTTAGTAACAGTGGTGACACGATCAAACTATGGAGTTTAGCTACAGGGCAGGAAATTTCTACCCTCACTGGGCATAGCGATCGCGTTAATGTCGTGGGAGTGACTCCAGATGGACAAACCCTTGTGAGTGGCAGTGAAGACAAAACCATCAAATTGTGGAACCTTGCCAGAGGACAGGAAATTCGTACCCTTGATGGGCATTCCAACTCAGTTCATACCATTGCTATTAGCCCGGATGGCAAAATTCTAGCTAATGGTAGCGATGACAAAACTATCAAAGTTTGGAATCTGACAACAGGAGAGGAAATTCGCACTCTCAGGGGGCATTCTTCCTGGGTTAGGTCTATGGCCTTCAGCCCGGATGGACAAACCCTGGTTAGTGGCAGTCGTGACAAAACTATCAAAGTTTGGAATCTGACAACAGGAAAGGAAATCCGCACTCTTGATGGACATTCCCAGACTGTGACATCTATTGCCATCACCTCAGATGGCAAAACCCTAATCAGCGGCAGTGATGACAAGACGATTAAATTATGGAATCTCAAAACTGGAGAAGAAATCCGTACTCTCACTGGGCACTCTGGTGGAGTTCGATCCGTCGTTATCAGTCGAGACGGGCAAACTCTAGCTAGCGGTAGTGGCGACAAGACGATTAAATTGTGGAATCTCAAAACCGGAGAAGCAATTCGCACCCTAGCGGGACATGGCGATGGGGTTCAATCCCTCGCTTTTAGCCAAAACGGCAACATCCTCGTTAGTGGTGGTTTTGACAACACCATCAAGATTTGGCGATTATCAAGTTAATCGATTCTTCATATGACTACAAAGTAATGTTAAAAGTTTGGCAAGAAATCAGAAATTCAACCGATCCGATGGGTAAATAAATTTATTCCCAAAAAACAATATAGACTCTCTGGTTTGTGAATCTCACAACAAGAGAGCGATGCAACTGCGGAATTTGCAATGCCTGTACAAATGAGTTACTCAAAAATTAAAGTTCTAACGGGTGCGGCGATCGCGCTGATGGGATTTGGAGGAGTTTTGGTTTGGGAAACCCCTGGTGTAACCACTGTATCCTCATCCTCTCAAGGCGACAACCAGCAGACAAACTCAGCGTGGGCAAATTTGAACCTTGCTCACACCCTGAAAGGACATTCTGATGTAGTTTGGGCTGTCGCCATCAGTCCAGATGGCAAAACTCTTGCTTCTGCTAGTGGAGACAAGACGATCAAAATCTGGAATCTGGCAACAGGAGAAATACGACAAACGCTGACAGGGCATTCTCAATGGATTAATTCTCTGGCAATGAGTCCAGATGGCAAAACTCTTGCTTCTGCCAGTGGAGATAACACTGTCAAACTCTGGAATCTGGAAACAGGAAAAGAGATTCGCACCCTTACAGGACATGTTGCTTCGGTTCAGTCTGTCACCTTCAGCCCGGATGGCAGCACTTTAGTTAGTGGCAGTTGGGATCAAAGTATCAAACTGTGGAATGCCGCCACAGGAAAACTAATCCGTACTATCAAAGGCGATTGTGACGTAGTAGATGCGATCGCCATCAGTCCAGATGGCAATACGCTTGCTAGCAGCAGCTATTTTGACAACTCGATTAGATTGTGGAACTTGAAGACAGGCAACCAAACCCGCGTCCTCAAGGGACATACTGAAGCAGTCCATTCCCTCTCTTTTAACCCCGATGGCAGCACTTTGGCAAGTGGTAGTTGGGACAGAAATATCATACTTTGGGATGTGAAGACAGGAAAAAACATTCACACCCTCACAGGTCATAACAACAAGGTTTGGTCTGTAAGTTTTAGCCGAGATGGCAAGACTCTTGCCAGTGGCAGTTGGGACAAGACTATCAAACTATGGAATGTCTCCACAGGAAATGAAATTCGCACTCTCAGAGGACACGACGATAAAATTTGGTCTGTCGCCTTTAGTTCCGATGGCACAACCATTGCCAGTGGCAGTTTTGATAAAACTATCAAGATTTGGCGGATGTCGCAATGATATTTGTTAATTGTTGGTTGTTGTTTGTTGGTTGTTATTTATTCCAACCAACAAACAACAACTAACCACCAACAAATTAAAACAAAGTCAATCTATAAGTTCCTGTTTTTTGAGGAATAGCTGAAATCACCACAACATAATAAGTGCCATCTTCTGGTAATCTGGCTCGGTCAATGAGCGCGGTGTATCTGCCATCTTTATCATTATCTGCGTCAATTACCTGCCCTTTGGAATTAAGCAAGACTATGTAGGGGGGAAATTCTTCCAAAATACTGTCTACACGTATGCTAACCAGTTGGTCTTTTTTCCCCTCAAACTTGGAAACGTTATAACGACTGCCATTCTGTCTGAGGGTGAGACTACTTGCCGTTAGTTGACCCGATTCATCAATGGCATAGCTAGCCCTGTCATTTCTCAGTGCTAAACTGTAGCGACCTATTTCTCCAGGTTTGCGACTAGTGACAGCGATCGTGTAAACACCTTTAGCAGGCAATCTTACAAATATAAATGCGTCTTTGACTTCACCATTGTTAGCGCTTTGCCCACCACTCCTTTTGACAAGAACGTTATTGTTGGGGTCGAGCAAAATCATGGCTGGATCTAGACTCAGGTTGTTAGAACGGCGGCGATCGCCACTACCAATAAGTCTGATTTGGATCAGTTGGTTTTCTCTGCCTTCAAACTGATAGAAATGAAAATATCTGCCTTTGTATTTAAAATCACCCGGAGCTAAAACGCCCAATTGCACATCTACAAAATTAATCTGTCTGGGGTTAGGTATTCTAGTTGGAGAAACTGGCGAATCCGTAGAATTTCTACGATTTCTATCTTGATTAGCAGGTTTGCGACCTCCCGACCCTGAAGGAGTCGAACCAGTACCGGAGGGCTGTGGTTTCGGTTGCGTATATGTCCGTGAAGGTGCTGTGGGAGTTGAGTCAGCACCGGAAGGCGGCTTTGGAGATGGTGCGGGAGTAGAACCAGTACCAGAAGGTGGTGTTGGAGTAGACTCTGTCGTTGGAGATGGCGCGGAAGTAGAATCAGTACCGGAAGGTGACGTTGGAGATGGTGCAGGAGTTGCAGGTATAGGAGACTCTATTGGTTGATTGTCAGGAGGAGGAGACGCAGGTGGTTGCGAAACAGGGATTTTTTCGATTCCTTGCTTTACTGCTTCTAGCTGTCTCTCATCTGGTGTTTTAGCAATTTTGAATTCTCCAGAGATTTTCGATATTTCTAAAGCATGAACAGACGGAACATAACTTGTAATCAATAAACTACCACTCAGGGTAGATATTAAAGCCCAGTTTAATTTCCCCCAATATTTTTTGTCACTTTTTTCTGCCATAGTTTCACTCTTCACACTGCTAGTTTACAAATCGTTTTATTCCTTTAGATAGTTACTTAAAGATTTTTTTAATCCTTAGTCACAGTCCAATAAAATTGATTAGTTTGGTATGAAATTTGTTGGGATAATAGGATCTGTGTAACATTTTTTATTGACATAAGCACCATTTTTTCTTTACAAAAGCCATTTTTCACGTCAGTGACAGTACATAAGCAATGTACATAGACGCACATAAGTAAGCTTTTGTGCTGCGATAGGACTCATATTTGATTTTTGAAATATACGTAGGGGAGGCAAAAAGGGGTGTGGATTTTCCTCCCCCTTTATTGCCATTGCGTTATGCCTCTGGCTAACGCACCATCGTTATGCCTCTGGCTAACGCACCATCCAAAGGCTTTGGTGCGTTACGCGATCGCGTAACACACCCTACAGATACTTAGATTTTTTCATAAATCAAATCGGATTCCTATAGTAACTATGATTATAGAAAAATATCTATACTTGAATTTTAAAGTTCTTGTTTATTGGTAGATTTATTTCCTTAATTCATAAAAATATTTAGTCAATTTAATAGTCAAATTATACGTTATAAATTAATATATACTCAAGCTGCCAATTAATTGCTGGTATGATTTGCTGCCTAAATCCCGATTGTCAAAATCCTTTAAATCCTGAAGGCAGCCTGTATTGCGAAAATTGCAAAACACCACTTATATCGCTGCTGAGAGGTCACTATCGCGTTATCGAAAGACTTTCTGTAGAAGGTGGATTTAGTATCACCTATCTAGCGGAGGATATAGATAAACTAAATGAAAAGTGTGTAGTTAAGCAATTAGCACCAAAAGTCCAAGAAACGGGGGCTTTAAAGAAAGCAGTTCAGCTGTTTGAACAAGAAGCGCAGCGACTGCAAGAGTTAGGAGAACATCCCCAAATTCCCCATCTATTGGCTTATTTTGAGCAAGACAACTATTTATATTTGGTGCAGCAGTTTATTGATGGGCAGAATTTACGTAAAGAATTACATCGGCGAGGAAGATTCAGCGAAAGGGAAATTCGCGAACTGTTATTGGATTTGCTGCCCGTCCTCAAGTTTATTCATGAGCGTGGAGTAATTCAC harbors:
- a CDS encoding PPC domain-containing protein, with the protein product MAEKSDKKYWGKLNWALISTLSGSLLITSYVPSVHALEISKISGEFKIAKTPDERQLEAVKQGIEKIPVSQPPASPPPDNQPIESPIPATPAPSPTSPSGTDSTSAPSPTTESTPTPPSGTGSTPAPSPKPPSGADSTPTAPSRTYTQPKPQPSGTGSTPSGSGGRKPANQDRNRRNSTDSPVSPTRIPNPRQINFVDVQLGVLAPGDFKYKGRYFHFYQFEGRENQLIQIRLIGSGDRRRSNNLSLDPAMILLDPNNNVLVKRSGGQSANNGEVKDAFIFVRLPAKGVYTIAVTSRKPGEIGRYSLALRNDRASYAIDESGQLTASSLTLRQNGSRYNVSKFEGKKDQLVSIRVDSILEEFPPYIVLLNSKGQVIDADNDKDGRYTALIDRARLPEDGTYYVVVISAIPQKTGTYRLTLF